In Deltaproteobacteria bacterium, a single genomic region encodes these proteins:
- a CDS encoding sigma-54-dependent Fis family transcriptional regulator, which translates to MRGHILVVDDEPGIRETLAGIFEDEGYRVSLADSARAALRIVEDVHPDLVLLDIWMPGMDGLEALPRIKELRPDLPVIMISGHGTVETAVKAIRMGAYDFIEKPLSLDQVLITAQHVLDLQRLRVENELLRNAIERRYEIVGESAPMQLLKEQVRLAAPTESRVLITGENGTGKELVARQIHMLSPRRDKPFIEVNCAAIPEDLIESELFGHEKGAFTGAAGRKKGKFDVADGGTIFLDEIADMSLRTQAKVLRILQEQKFERVGGTESVSVDVRVIAATNKDLEAMIRDGRFREDLYFRLNVLPLHVPPLRERQGDIPPLIEFFLDQYAVTSGMARKSIDPDAVALMCRYPWPGNVRELKNIVERLMIMTAGNVVRPENVRLTLKLDRNADEPDAEDILMRDSWKEAKADFERAFLLKKLQEFDGNISKTAEAIGVERTHLHRRIKALGIDFDDV; encoded by the coding sequence GTGCGCGGACACATCCTCGTGGTGGACGACGAACCGGGCATCCGCGAAACGCTTGCGGGCATTTTCGAGGACGAGGGTTACCGCGTCAGCCTGGCCGACAGCGCCCGCGCGGCGCTGCGCATCGTCGAGGACGTTCACCCCGATCTCGTGCTGCTCGACATCTGGATGCCCGGCATGGACGGCCTCGAAGCCCTGCCGCGAATCAAGGAGCTTCGCCCCGACCTTCCCGTCATCATGATCAGCGGCCACGGCACGGTGGAGACGGCGGTCAAGGCGATCCGCATGGGAGCTTACGACTTCATCGAGAAGCCGCTCTCCCTCGATCAGGTGCTCATCACCGCTCAGCATGTGCTCGACCTTCAGCGCCTGCGCGTCGAGAACGAGCTTTTGCGCAATGCCATCGAGCGACGTTACGAGATCGTCGGCGAGAGCGCGCCGATGCAGCTTCTCAAGGAACAGGTCCGCCTTGCCGCGCCCACCGAGAGCCGCGTGCTCATCACCGGCGAAAACGGCACCGGCAAGGAACTCGTCGCGCGCCAGATCCACATGCTCTCGCCCCGGCGCGACAAGCCCTTCATCGAGGTCAACTGCGCGGCGATCCCCGAGGACCTGATCGAGTCCGAACTCTTCGGCCACGAAAAGGGCGCGTTCACCGGCGCGGCGGGGCGCAAGAAGGGCAAGTTCGACGTTGCCGACGGCGGAACGATCTTTCTCGACGAGATCGCCGACATGAGCCTGCGCACGCAGGCCAAGGTACTGCGCATTTTGCAGGAGCAAAAATTCGAGCGCGTGGGCGGCACCGAGTCGGTGTCGGTGGACGTGCGCGTGATCGCCGCGACCAACAAGGATCTCGAGGCGATGATCCGCGACGGGCGCTTCCGCGAGGACCTCTATTTCCGACTCAACGTGCTGCCGCTGCACGTGCCGCCGCTGCGCGAACGCCAGGGCGACATCCCGCCGCTCATCGAGTTTTTCCTCGACCAGTACGCCGTCACGTCGGGCATGGCGCGCAAATCGATCGACCCCGACGCCGTCGCGCTCATGTGCCGCTACCCGTGGCCGGGCAATGTGCGCGAACTCAAGAACATCGTCGAGCGCCTGATGATCATGACCGCGGGCAACGTGGTGCGTCCCGAGAACGTGCGCTTGACGCTCAAGCTCGACCGGAACGCGGACGAACCCGACGCCGAGGACATCCTGATGCGCGACTCGTGGAAGGAGGCGAAGGCCGACTTCGAGCGCGCGTTCCTGCTCAAAAAACTTCAGGAGTTCGACGGCAACATCAGCAAGACCGCCGAGGCGATCGGCGTCGAACGCACGCACCTGCACCGACGCATCAAGGCGCTGGGAATCGATTTCGACGACGTGTGA
- a CDS encoding HAMP domain-containing protein, which yields MKTPRDPNVSSDSNVSSDPNGPRDPNASPDPRESARRVKAEMWWVGALAVLIAGLFALEKWALPLPSVYNFSNNVVFFALINLNVILICVMLFLVLRNVAKLLFERRAGILGSRLRTKLIVAFTGFALLPTVMMFFVAASFVTRSINNWFSVQIEMSLRETLEVAQTYYSTYKTSSKFFAKHVAREIREGEHLVASAPSEGTKPAESAAAAPPRDIFVAEELASWLAAKKTEYNVDGIEVYRAGDDRPIATTAPDEPWNELRRPPSGVEEFMLKALAGETNADIFQTEQGETVRGVTPIFGDGRSVGAVVVTYKVPTRVLKKMTAIRKTYEDYRRLVLLKGPVMSSYFVFFALITLFIFFAATWFGFFLARGIAVPISRLAEATEHVAAGDLDVRIEPAGNDEMNRLIASFNRMIGDLKQSREIAAAANEELRAANLEADRRRQYIETVLSNISAGVLSFGVDGRIATINTRAREILGLAGNAVGRFYDDAFGELLGRVQIEDLRGSVREQIAGRAGSHVEREVEIQIGDEQRTLIVRLSVVRSTHTGEALSVVMVLDDLSELIRAKRVAEWREIARRIAHEIKNPLTPIQLAAQRLRKRYASRFDEETDKAFFDSTAMIIRQVAEMKRLVREFSDFARLAEVLPQPHQLNDIIAETLVMYSEAHPEIRFEFAPAPDVPMLLVDRSQIQRVFINLFDNAIDPSVGAGCVEITTRLDTETEEVFVFVDDNGAGLPAAYRQRLFEPYFSTKKMGTGLGLAIVHRIMTDHDARIELRDRDGRGTRVVLAFPLSLAVSAQGA from the coding sequence GTGAAGACGCCTCGTGACCCCAACGTCTCGTCCGACTCCAACGTCTCGTCCGACCCTAACGGGCCGCGCGATCCCAACGCGTCGCCCGATCCCCGCGAGAGCGCGCGCCGCGTGAAGGCGGAGATGTGGTGGGTGGGCGCGCTCGCGGTGCTGATCGCGGGACTCTTCGCGCTCGAAAAATGGGCGCTGCCGTTGCCGTCGGTCTACAACTTCTCGAACAACGTCGTCTTCTTCGCTCTCATCAACCTCAACGTCATCCTCATCTGCGTGATGCTTTTTCTCGTGCTGCGCAACGTGGCGAAGCTGCTGTTCGAGCGCCGCGCGGGCATCCTCGGCTCGCGGCTGCGCACCAAGCTGATCGTCGCGTTCACGGGCTTCGCGCTGCTGCCGACGGTGATGATGTTTTTCGTCGCGGCGAGTTTCGTCACCCGCTCCATCAACAACTGGTTTTCGGTGCAGATCGAAATGAGCCTGCGCGAGACCCTCGAGGTCGCGCAGACTTATTACTCCACCTACAAGACCTCATCGAAGTTCTTCGCCAAACATGTCGCCCGCGAGATCCGGGAGGGCGAGCACCTCGTCGCCTCCGCTCCGTCGGAAGGGACGAAGCCTGCCGAGTCCGCCGCCGCCGCGCCGCCGCGCGACATCTTCGTCGCGGAGGAACTCGCGAGCTGGCTGGCCGCGAAAAAGACCGAATACAACGTGGACGGCATCGAGGTGTACCGGGCGGGCGACGATCGCCCGATCGCCACCACCGCCCCCGACGAGCCGTGGAACGAACTGCGCCGCCCGCCGTCGGGCGTCGAGGAGTTCATGCTCAAGGCGCTCGCGGGCGAGACGAACGCCGACATCTTCCAGACCGAGCAGGGAGAGACGGTGCGCGGCGTGACCCCGATTTTCGGCGACGGGCGCTCCGTGGGCGCGGTCGTCGTCACCTACAAGGTACCCACCCGCGTCCTGAAAAAGATGACCGCGATCCGCAAGACCTACGAGGACTACCGCCGCCTCGTGCTGCTCAAAGGCCCGGTCATGAGCAGCTACTTCGTGTTTTTCGCCCTTATCACCCTATTCATTTTTTTCGCGGCGACGTGGTTCGGATTTTTTCTGGCGCGGGGTATCGCGGTGCCGATCTCGCGGCTCGCCGAGGCTACCGAGCACGTCGCCGCCGGCGACCTGGACGTGCGCATCGAGCCCGCGGGCAACGACGAGATGAACCGGCTCATCGCGTCGTTCAACCGCATGATCGGCGACCTGAAACAGTCGCGCGAGATCGCCGCCGCCGCCAACGAAGAGCTGCGCGCCGCGAACCTCGAGGCCGATCGCCGCCGCCAGTACATCGAGACCGTGCTCTCGAACATCTCCGCCGGCGTCCTGAGCTTCGGCGTGGATGGCCGCATCGCCACGATCAACACCCGCGCCCGCGAGATCCTGGGCCTCGCCGGCAATGCCGTGGGCCGGTTCTACGACGACGCCTTCGGCGAGTTGCTCGGCCGCGTGCAGATCGAGGACCTGCGCGGCAGCGTACGCGAACAGATCGCGGGCCGGGCCGGAAGCCACGTCGAGCGCGAGGTCGAAATCCAGATCGGCGACGAACAGCGCACGCTCATCGTGCGTCTGTCGGTAGTGCGTTCCACGCACACCGGCGAGGCGCTGTCGGTGGTGATGGTGCTCGACGATTTGTCCGAACTGATCCGCGCCAAGCGCGTGGCTGAGTGGCGCGAAATCGCGCGGCGCATCGCCCACGAGATCAAGAACCCGCTCACACCCATCCAACTCGCCGCCCAGCGCCTGCGAAAACGCTACGCGTCGCGCTTCGACGAGGAAACCGACAAGGCGTTTTTCGATTCGACGGCGATGATCATCCGCCAGGTCGCCGAGATGAAGCGCCTCGTCCGTGAGTTTTCCGACTTCGCGCGGCTCGCCGAGGTGCTCCCGCAACCACATCAGCTCAATGACATCATCGCTGAGACGCTCGTGATGTATTCCGAGGCGCACCCCGAGATTCGGTTCGAGTTCGCGCCCGCGCCCGACGTGCCGATGCTGCTGGTCGATCGCTCGCAGATCCAGCGCGTCTTCATCAACCTCTTCGACAACGCCATCGACCCGTCGGTCGGCGCGGGGTGCGTCGAGATCACCACGCGCCTGGACACCGAGACCGAGGAGGTGTTCGTCTTCGTGGACGACAACGGCGCCGGGCTGCCCGCCGCGTACCGGCAACGCTTGTTCGAGCCGTACTTTTCGACGAAAAAGATGGGAACCGGACTGGGGCTCGCCATCGTGCACCGCATCATGACCGACCACGACGCGCGCATCGAACTGCGCGACCGCGACGGGCGCGGCACCCGCGTGGTGCTGGCGTTTCCCCTGTCGCTCGCCGTCTCGGCGCAGGGAGCCTGA
- a CDS encoding DMT family transporter produces the protein MALTGEIAALATASCWVVTAMSFETAGRRIGSLAVNILRLMIAFVLLAAVGLATRGHMVPTDFGAHEWAWLGLSGLVGFTFGDLTLFRALVLIGSRLSTLLMALVPPMAALIGLAALGETLSVFDMTGMALTLAGVAIAVLERPDETAKRSRRDTVVGVALGVCGAVGQAVGLILSKYGMGDRDPFASTQIRVIAGIAGFSLLYLIIGWWPKVIAGVRDVAAMKALGVGSFFGPFLGVSLSLVAVQHTQTGVAATIMAMTPILILVPTVALGRERVTWRAFAGAFLAIAGVAILLLF, from the coding sequence ATGGCGCTGACCGGAGAAATCGCGGCGCTCGCGACGGCCTCGTGCTGGGTCGTCACCGCCATGTCATTCGAGACCGCGGGCCGACGCATCGGCTCGCTCGCGGTCAATATCCTTCGCCTGATGATCGCGTTCGTCCTGCTCGCGGCGGTCGGTCTCGCGACGCGCGGACATATGGTCCCGACCGATTTCGGCGCGCACGAATGGGCGTGGCTCGGGCTTTCCGGCCTCGTCGGTTTCACCTTCGGCGACCTCACGCTCTTTCGCGCGCTGGTGTTGATCGGCTCGCGGCTCTCGACGCTCCTGATGGCGCTGGTGCCGCCAATGGCGGCGCTGATCGGGCTCGCCGCGCTCGGCGAAACGCTCAGTGTCTTCGACATGACCGGCATGGCGCTCACGCTGGCCGGGGTCGCCATCGCGGTGCTCGAGCGCCCCGACGAAACGGCAAAACGCTCGCGTCGCGACACGGTGGTCGGCGTTGCGCTCGGCGTGTGCGGCGCGGTAGGTCAGGCCGTCGGGCTGATCCTGAGTAAATACGGCATGGGCGATCGCGATCCCTTCGCGTCGACCCAAATCCGAGTCATCGCGGGCATCGCGGGATTCTCGCTGCTCTATCTCATCATCGGTTGGTGGCCGAAGGTCATCGCCGGCGTGCGCGACGTGGCCGCGATGAAGGCGCTCGGCGTGGGGTCATTCTTCGGCCCGTTTCTCGGCGTGTCGCTTTCGCTCGTGGCCGTGCAGCACACGCAGACCGGCGTCGCCGCGACCATCATGGCCATGACGCCGATCCTGATTCTCGTGCCCACGGTGGCGCTGGGACGTGAGCGCGTGACGTGGCGCGCGTTCGCCGGGGCGTTCCTCGCGATCGCGGGCGTGGCGATTTTGCTGCTCTTCTGA
- a CDS encoding amidohydrolase family protein: MNFDTLLEGATVYDGTGRMPYRADIALAGGRIADIGQLDDATAGRRIDARGKVLCPGFIDVHSHADTVVHFDTHAETLEPLLRQGITTFVGGNCGMGLAPIRPRFREQFMAYVEMFLGRSQEGQIHWSTMGEYLDHIERKGMVMNYAMLAPHGIIRLAAMGLDRSLANPDQMKEMGDLLRECLDAGCVGMSTGLQYFPGLSADEDELVALGKQVSAADGVFTSHIRSYSNTLPQAIDELMAISRRSGVKVQLSHLFWVPHVNLYVDRVVNSIARVGAAIYKHVKIPVPLDLAMREKLQYMGDEIRRSLPMGMDAMPTGAGFTHALAFFPPWALEGTREEITNRLRDPAQRQKIHASIVNGKSVWPHRDGDTWSMNFFQVMGFQSVHLMSVPAGKNSKYIGKHFVEIGKLRGQHPFDAVCDMLLEEDGKVLVFETPTWPGDEFTERSVYASIADPNVSIVTDSILIGQGKPSHLFYDCYPKLFGKYVREEKRLTLEEAVRKSTSLPAKQLGIGRRGEIRRGWWADLVLFDAETVDTNSTAAEPDVFPTGVEYVFVNGHAAVSPAGYHPEPRSGRVVRRGEN; the protein is encoded by the coding sequence ATGAATTTCGACACCCTCCTCGAAGGCGCGACCGTTTACGACGGCACCGGTCGCATGCCCTACCGCGCCGACATCGCCCTCGCCGGCGGGCGCATCGCCGACATAGGCCAGCTCGACGACGCGACGGCGGGCCGCCGCATCGACGCGCGCGGCAAGGTGCTGTGCCCCGGCTTCATTGACGTGCACAGCCACGCCGACACCGTCGTTCACTTCGACACGCACGCCGAAACGCTCGAACCCCTGCTGCGCCAGGGCATCACCACGTTCGTGGGCGGCAACTGCGGCATGGGCCTCGCGCCCATCCGGCCCCGATTCCGCGAGCAGTTCATGGCCTACGTCGAGATGTTTCTGGGGCGCTCGCAGGAAGGCCAGATTCACTGGTCGACCATGGGCGAGTACCTGGATCACATCGAGCGCAAGGGTATGGTGATGAACTACGCCATGCTCGCGCCGCACGGCATCATCCGTCTGGCGGCGATGGGTCTGGATCGCTCGCTCGCGAACCCCGACCAGATGAAGGAGATGGGTGATCTGCTCAGGGAGTGCCTCGACGCGGGGTGCGTGGGCATGAGTACCGGGCTCCAGTATTTCCCGGGGCTCTCGGCCGACGAGGACGAACTGGTCGCGCTGGGTAAGCAGGTTTCGGCCGCGGACGGCGTGTTCACCAGCCACATCCGCAGCTATTCCAACACACTGCCGCAGGCCATCGACGAGCTCATGGCGATCAGCCGCCGCTCGGGCGTGAAGGTGCAGCTCTCGCACCTGTTCTGGGTTCCCCACGTCAACCTGTACGTGGATCGTGTCGTGAACTCCATCGCGCGCGTGGGAGCGGCGATCTACAAGCACGTCAAGATTCCCGTGCCGCTGGATCTCGCGATGCGCGAAAAACTCCAATACATGGGCGACGAAATCCGCCGCAGCTTGCCGATGGGCATGGACGCCATGCCGACCGGCGCGGGGTTCACGCACGCACTCGCGTTTTTCCCGCCATGGGCGCTCGAAGGCACGCGCGAGGAGATCACGAATCGTTTGCGCGATCCCGCGCAGCGCCAGAAGATCCACGCGTCGATCGTGAACGGAAAATCGGTGTGGCCGCACCGCGACGGCGACACGTGGTCGATGAACTTTTTCCAGGTGATGGGTTTCCAGTCGGTGCACCTGATGTCGGTGCCGGCGGGAAAAAACTCGAAATACATCGGCAAGCATTTCGTCGAGATCGGCAAACTGCGCGGGCAACATCCCTTCGACGCCGTGTGCGACATGCTGCTCGAAGAAGACGGCAAGGTGCTGGTTTTCGAGACGCCCACGTGGCCGGGCGACGAGTTCACGGAACGCAGCGTCTACGCCAGCATCGCCGACCCCAACGTGTCGATCGTGACCGACTCGATCCTGATCGGGCAGGGCAAACCCAGCCACCTGTTCTACGACTGCTATCCGAAACTGTTCGGCAAATACGTGCGCGAGGAAAAACGCCTGACGCTCGAAGAGGCGGTCCGTAAATCGACGTCGCTTCCCGCGAAGCAACTCGGCATCGGTCGACGCGGCGAGATCCGGCGCGGCTGGTGGGCCGATCTGGTGCTCTTTGACGCGGAGACGGTCGACACGAACAGCACGGCGGCCGAGCCCGACGTGTTTCCGACCGGCGTGGAATACGTGTTCGTCAACGGGCACGCGGCGGTTTCGCCCGCAGGCTATCACCCCGAACCGCGCAGCGGACGCGTCGTCAGGCGGGGGGAGAATTAG